A region of the Vicinamibacteria bacterium genome:
GGCATTGCGAGCGGGGCGGCGGCGAGAAGCTCGTGCAGCTTCGGGCGTCGGCGTCGGTTCAGCGGAACGGTCGCGATTAGGACCGCAGATGCGGCAACCATCAACATCCCGTCCGGCCGGGTAAGCGCCAGTAGACCCGCGCAAGCGCTCACGATCGCGATCCAGGCGGTCGAGTGCCGCTCCAGGTACAGGACCGAGGCCACCCAAGCCGCAAAGAGAAAGTTGAAGAGGGAGGTCTCCAGTCCAGAGCTGGTCCACATCAGGAAGTTGAAATTTGTTACCAATCCAAAGGCCACGACGAGAACAATCCAGGGCCGGAAGAGACGCAACCTATCGCAAAGGCGAAGCCGGTGCGCCATGAACGCTGTCACTCCGAGCGTTCCGACCCCGCATGCAAAACCGAGCCAGTTGCTCGACTCCGGGGGCTCCACACCCAACCAGGACCAGACTGCGTCGAGGAGCAGGATCCAAAGGAAGTTCGTGTAGCCCTCTATTGGAAGAAACGGGGGTGCGTTCCAGACATAGCCGTGGCCCAGTTGCCGGTTGCTCACATAGCGAAAGGCGATATACGCATCGTCGGTGAGGAACCAGAGCAGTTTCCAGCCGTGAATGTAAACCGGCAACGCTCCGGCCACAAACAGGGCGGAGAGAGCGCCACCTCGAAAACGGGCGACCCTGGACACTTTCAGTGCTCGGAGAGCCTCATGTTGGTCGATTAGAACGATTCTAGGGGGCGCGATGCCGGGCGCGCAACCACAGCTCGGTGCTCACGCGGGATCGCTCGCTGCAATCTATTGACTGGTTCCGCTCCTGTCTCATTACCAGCTTCGCCCGAGCGACCAGCCTCGCTTGCACGGTCGACGACTCGGTCGGTAGAATTGTATTCGACTTCCTTCGACAACGATTCTAGATGCGTATCCCGAGTCCTCGCGGTCCACGCGAATGGGTGTGGGCACTCCCACCCACACTCGCCGCCCTCCTGGTGATGAGTCAGGGCGTGAGCACTTCACGCCTCTTTTTCGATCGGGACCTGTCCTTCTTCTACTGGCCCGAACACCTATGGTTGAGGAACACGTTGCTTTCGGGAGATCTTCCGCTCTGGGATCCCCACGTCGCGTTCGGGCAGACGGCGATAGCCGATCCGGCGCGACAAATCTTGTTTTTGCCGACGCTGCCGATCCGATTGCTGTTGCCGCCCGAGCTCGGTTTCAATTTGATCGTATTGCTTCCCATCGTAATTGCCGGTCTCGGAGCATTCCTGTTGTTTCGATGCCAGCTGTCTCCGGTCGCAGCGTCTCTGGCGGCCTCCATTTTCGCCCTGGCCGGGCCGGTCGTTTCGACAGCGAACTCTCTCAATCTGTCCTGGTCGCTTGCCCTCTTTCCGTGGGTTCTATGGGCGGCAGACCGTTCGGCTCGATCGCCGCGACAACGGTGGGTCGTCGTCTGGAGCGTCTTTCAAGGGTTGCAGATTCTTGCCGGCGAGCCCGTTACCGCGGCGGTAACCGCACTGGTCGCCATTGCCTACACGGTATTCGTAAGAAGCGAAGTGTCGTGGACGAAGCGTCTTGGTAAGGCTGGAGCCGCGGTAGCATTGGGCTCGTTGCTGGTTGCGGTGCAGCTGCTTCCTCTTTTCGAGGCTGTCCGAATCTCGGCTAGAGCTCAGCAAGGATTGGGGGAGCTTCTCGCCCTGCACCCTCTCGCCCTGGCCGAGATCGTGGCCTGGCCGTTGTTCGGCGACCGCTTTCCGCCCGCGGGACAGGCGAATCACTGGGTGACAGCCTTGAATGGTGGTCATCTTCCGCTCTTTACTTCGATGTACCTGGGGCCTGGTGCTCTCGCCCTGGCGGCGCTGGGTTCATGGCTCGGGCGACGTGATATCTGGTGCCGGTTCTGGTCGGTGCTAGGTCTTCTCTCAATCGTCCTCGCGCTGGGACAGAACACGCCGGTTTATCCCGCACTCCAATCCCTGCTGCCGTTCCTGGGTGGTGTGCGATACCCGGCGAAGTACTTCCTTCCCGCGGTCTTGGCGATCGCGGCTCTCGCCGGTGTTGGATTGGAACGGATCTCCCTTCGGAAGGAATCCGCCGTCCGACTTTCGATGCCTGCCGTTCTGCTCGCACTCCTCGGATGCGCCGGGATCGTGCTCGTTCATGGCTTTCGTGACGTCGCTTTCCGAGTCGCCGATGGACTCGCTTCGCATTTGTCCCTGGTGAGTCCAGGACAGGCCGCTTCCTTCCTGATCGCCGACGCAAGTACCGCGTCGCTGCGTCTTGTGTTCGTCGGAACGATGGTCGGAATCCTCCTGGGACTTGCCCGGTGGCGTTTTCGGGTCTTGGCGCTCTTCGCGATATGCCTTACGGACCAATTCTTGGCCAATGTCGTCGTGAACCCAACGTTGAACGCGGAATTGCTGGGAGAGCCTCCTTGGGTTTCCGCCACGCGCGAGTACCCCCTGGATCGAGTTTACGTCGGAGGTCGCATCTCGTGGGTGACGGGACTTCGCGATCTCGACAACGTTCCGCGGCAGGTAGCGCCCAGCCATTCTCAGGTGAGCGAGCAAGCGGTCCTGTCGACCTATCAAACGATGTTTGCCACCTTCCCGTCGGCTTGGGGGTTGCGTGAAGCGGTCTCCCTCGATCTCACCGCACTCTGGCCGGCCGACTACTCTCGATTCATCCTTGGCTTCGCGGCAACCTCGCGCGAGGAGCGGACCCGCTTCTTGTTGCGCACCGGGACGCGCTACTTCCTGACCAACGCCCCGCCGTCGAATAGAGCGCGGGCGGTCGTGCGCCTTGCCGGATTCCCGCCGATGGCCCTCTACGAGGACCCCGAACCCCTTGCGCGCGTCGTGATCGTCCCGGATGCCGAAGTGGAGCCCGAGCTCGACAGGCAATTCGCGCCGCTATTCACCGAAGACTTCGATACGCGAGAAAATTTGTTCTTGTATGAGGAGCCACCGCCGCCGGCGGGCCGGGAGGGCCCACCCAAACCGAGGGGGGCATTGATCCTCAGTGAGACTCCGAACGAGCTCGTGATCCAGACTCACGTGGAGGCCGGAGGTGGCTATCTACTGATGTGGGATTCGTTCAGCACAGGATGGCTCGCCTGGGTGGACGGAACATCAGCGCCGTTGCTGCGAGCGAATGGCTTCTTCCGCGCGCTTCGTCTTTCCCCCGGCGATCACCGCGTACGTATCGCCTATCGACCGAGGTCATTGATTGTGGGAGGGATCCTTTCTGCCTCGGCTTTCCTCACACTCGCGGGCCTCGGCGTCGTTTCGATGGCGAGACGAGCGCGGCGCGGCAAGGCACTCGATTATCGGACGTAGCCGAGGCTGCGGAGCTCCTCGATTCGAACCGGGCTCAGGTTGACGAAATCCGGCTCCGCCATGCTCCGCGCTCGATCCCGAAGCTGAGAGTAGAAGTCGAAGAGCTCGGAACGCATTTGCAACGCGAGCTCGGGTCTCTCATCGGCAAGGTTGCGCATCTCCCCGGGATCCTCCTGCCAGTCGTAGAGCTCGCCGATTCCCTCGCGACCCGCCGTGGCGTCGTGAATGTATTTGTATCGTTCCGTCCGCCAGGCGACTCTTTCGGGACCATAGAGAGTACTCTCGGCGAAGACCGGCCGGCGGCTACTCGGCTCTCCCCGAATCGACGACATCATCGATTCGCCGTCGAAGGTCGCCGGCTTCTCGATGCCGGCGACATCGAACACCGTAGGCATGACGTCCAAAACGCGAACCGGTTCCGACACCACGTCACGCGCGACGTCGACGTCGCTGGGTAGCTTCACGATCAGGGGGACTCGGATCAGTTCGTCGTACAGTGTGTGTCCGTGCTCGAAACCGTCGTGATCCCAAAACTCTTCGCCGTGATCGGCGGTGAGGATCACGGTGGATTGCTCGTAGAGTCCCAACGACTTCAGCTCTTCGATGAATCGGCCCACCTCCGCATCCATGAAGCTGATCTCTCCCTGGTAGACTCCGCGGACATAGGCGATATCCTCCGGGACCGGCGGCTCTTGACGGCTGTCGCCCGTCTGCATTTCCTGGCAAATCTCCATCGTGATCGGGGGTGGCGGAGACGCACGACCTTCCGTGTACCTCGTGTCGAAGCCTGCCGGCGGCGCGTAGTCGAGATGGGGGTCGAATAGATGAATGAAGAGGAACGTCGGCTCTCCCGGTCGAGCGTGGAGCTCGCGAATGGCCAGGTCGACCACAAGTTGGGCGTCGCGAGCATCGTGATTGTAACTGTAGCGGTGCTCGAAAACATCGAACCCTCTGTCGACACCGACCATCGGGCTGACGAAGGCCGCGTTGGCGATTCCCACCGTTCGGTAGCCGTTTGCCCGCAGGACCTCGGGAGCCGTCTTGATCTCCGGGCGTAGTGGACGCAGCATGATCCCCTGTCCGATGGCACCGTGAATCGTGGGCCAGGTGCCGGTGAGCAGAGAGCCGACCGCGGGAAGTGTCCAGCCGGAGGACGAAATCGCCTGATCGAATCGCACGCCGTCTTCGGCCAAAGCGTCGATATGCGGCGTAGGATCGAGGGGGTTGCCGTAAGCACCGAGAGCGTCCAGACGAACCGTGTCCAGGACGAACACGATGATGGTGGAGGCGGGCGGTGGCCGCAAACAGGCGTTCAGCGAGAGTCCAACCGCAACCGAGAGGAGAACGAAGAGGGGTCCGCGGCGTTGCCTGGAACGTTGCGATTTGGACGCAGCATCCTTCATTAATTCGATTCTCTGAATCATCCAGGTGGTTCGCTAGTTTTGTTTGGGAATCTTCCTGGTGAAATGATACCACGGCCATTCGAACGGCAACACCCACGGTCTCGGTGTGGGCGAACAAACTCTGCAGGCTCACGCCACGGGTCACGGTCGGCGCGCTCGAGGCGCCGGCTCACCAGGCGATGCCGTAGTCCTCCCCGTCGTTACTGGAGCCGCCCCACATCGTCCCGTGCTCCCAATCGAAGAAGATCGCGTTGATCGGTCCCGAAGTGCGCTTGCCGAAATCGAGCTCGTAACCCATCGCGCGCAGCTCGTCCCGGATCCACGGCGACACGGACTCGTTCAACGTCAGTCTTCCGGGCTCCGATTCGTGGGCGCCGAAGGAGCTCTTCATCTGGTAGCTCGTGAAATTGGCCGCCTCGGCCGCTTCCTGGACGGTCATACCGAACTCAACGACGTTCAGGAAGAACTGCAGCAGATTCTGGTCTTGCGAATCGCCACCCTGTACGGCGAACGACAGAAAAGGACGGCCGTCCTTCAACGCCAGACTCGGGGTCAGCGTTGCCCGCGGTCTCTTCCCTGGCACGAGCAGGTTGAAGGGATTCGTCGCCTCGTCGAGAACGAAGCTCTGCATCCGCTGGCTCATGCCGATTCCTGTCTTTCCTGCGATCGTGGCCGGTATCCAGCCGCCGCTCGGGGTCACCGAGACCACCCATCCTTCGGCGTCGGCCGCCTGGATGGACGTCGTTCCCGCGAAGAAGCCGTTCTCGAACTGCTGGGCTTCTTCTTCCGTCGTCGGGTGTCTCGCCCCCCAGCGGTCGAGGTATTCGCGGTACGGATTCGTCCCGCCCTGGAACGGGTAAGGATCGCCAGGCGCGC
Encoded here:
- a CDS encoding sulfatase codes for the protein MKDAASKSQRSRQRRGPLFVLLSVAVGLSLNACLRPPPASTIIVFVLDTVRLDALGAYGNPLDPTPHIDALAEDGVRFDQAISSSGWTLPAVGSLLTGTWPTIHGAIGQGIMLRPLRPEIKTAPEVLRANGYRTVGIANAAFVSPMVGVDRGFDVFEHRYSYNHDARDAQLVVDLAIRELHARPGEPTFLFIHLFDPHLDYAPPAGFDTRYTEGRASPPPPITMEICQEMQTGDSRQEPPVPEDIAYVRGVYQGEISFMDAEVGRFIEELKSLGLYEQSTVILTADHGEEFWDHDGFEHGHTLYDELIRVPLIVKLPSDVDVARDVVSEPVRVLDVMPTVFDVAGIEKPATFDGESMMSSIRGEPSSRRPVFAESTLYGPERVAWRTERYKYIHDATAGREGIGELYDWQEDPGEMRNLADERPELALQMRSELFDFYSQLRDRARSMAEPDFVNLSPVRIEELRSLGYVR